One Burkholderia sp. PAMC 26561 genomic window carries:
- a CDS encoding AI-2E family transporter, which produces MAKRNEAAENRPAVRPVRLTSDMSMPKLSAVEIGSYIAAFAGMFAVLHLQLLGALLAGMLVFQLVHTIAPVIEKTMTSGRARWVAVVILAVVIVGGLAGATVATIDHFQRDVPSVQKLLDQLMMITSHARLQVPDWIANYLPVDAEQMKDKATDLMQKHAAMLQQGGKDAARGFGHVLIGMIIGAIIAVGAPRTTHRLPLSTALVTRVTRFSEAFRRIVFAQVKISAINAAFTALYLLVALPVFHERLPLSKTLVMVTFIVGLLPVIGNLISNALIVAISLSVSFGTAVASLAFLIVIHKLEYFLNARIIGGQIEARAWELLLAMLAMEAAFGLPGVIAAPIFYAYIKRELVYLRLV; this is translated from the coding sequence ATGGCTAAGCGCAACGAAGCGGCCGAGAACAGGCCCGCAGTCCGGCCCGTGCGGCTGACGAGCGATATGAGCATGCCCAAGCTGTCGGCGGTTGAGATCGGCAGTTATATCGCCGCATTCGCCGGCATGTTCGCCGTTCTGCATCTGCAACTGCTCGGCGCGCTGCTGGCGGGCATGCTCGTGTTTCAGCTCGTGCACACCATTGCGCCGGTCATCGAAAAAACCATGACGAGCGGGCGCGCCCGCTGGGTCGCGGTCGTGATCCTGGCGGTGGTGATCGTGGGCGGCCTCGCCGGTGCGACGGTTGCGACCATCGACCATTTTCAGCGCGATGTTCCGAGCGTCCAGAAGCTCCTCGATCAACTCATGATGATCACGTCGCATGCGCGTCTGCAGGTGCCGGACTGGATTGCGAATTACCTTCCCGTCGACGCCGAGCAGATGAAGGACAAGGCGACCGACCTGATGCAGAAGCACGCCGCCATGCTGCAGCAAGGCGGAAAAGACGCGGCGCGGGGTTTCGGGCATGTGCTGATCGGTATGATCATCGGCGCGATCATCGCAGTGGGCGCGCCCCGGACCACGCATCGGCTGCCGCTTTCCACCGCGCTTGTCACGCGCGTGACGCGGTTCTCAGAGGCATTTCGCCGGATCGTTTTCGCGCAGGTGAAGATTTCCGCCATCAACGCGGCATTCACCGCGCTGTATTTGCTGGTCGCGCTGCCGGTCTTTCACGAGCGGCTACCGTTGTCCAAGACGCTGGTGATGGTGACGTTTATCGTCGGATTGCTGCCGGTGATCGGGAATCTGATTTCCAACGCGCTGATTGTCGCGATCTCCCTTTCCGTGTCGTTTGGAACGGCGGTGGCATCGCTCGCGTTCTTGATCGTCATTCACAAGCTGGAATATTTCCTGAATGCACGGATCATTGGCGGGCAGATTGAAGCACGCGCGTGGGAATTGCTGCTGGCAATGCTTGCGATGGAAGCCGCGTTCGGCCTTCCAGGCGTGATTGCCGCGCCGATTTTTTATGCTTATATCAAGCGCGAACTGGTTTATTTGAGGCTGGTTTAA